DNA sequence from the Ignavibacteria bacterium genome:
ATTCCAACATCAGCTTGAGAAATTGCCGGCGCATCATTAACTCCATCGCCAACCATTGCAATGATCTTCCCCTTCTGCTGGAGATTTTTTACTTCACTTGATTTATCTGCTGGCAATACTTGTGCGATGTAATTTTTTATTCCGATTTCAGATGCGATTGAACTTGCAGTGCGTTCATTATCTCCAGTGAGCATTGTTACATTGATATTCATTTTTCGTAAATCAGCAATGGCACTTTTTGACGTCGGTTTGATTTGATCTGCAATTGCAATTAGCGATGCGAGTCTATTTTCAATTGCAACGTACACTAAAGTTTTTCCTTGATTTGATAAGTTCGAATAATCTCTTTCAGCTAGAGAAGTTTCTATTGAATTTGCAACCATCAATTTATCATTTCCAATCAGAATAGTTTTCCCCCTTACACTTGCTTTCACACCAAATCCCGATAAGACTTCGAAAGAATCGACATCCAACCATTCAACGGTTTTTGATTTTCCATACTCAACGACTGCCTTAGCGATAGGATGCTCAGATTTATTTTCAATTGATTTTATAATTTGTAATAGTTCAATTTCATTATCGTAATATTGAATAAAATCTGTTACAACAGGGTTCCCCTCCGTTATCGTTCCAGTTTTGTCGAGAACTATATCCGTAATTTTATGAGACAGTTCTAAACTCTCAGCGCTCTTAATTAAAATTCCGTTATTCGCTCCAATCCCAGTTCCTACCATTATCGCGGTTGGTGTTGCGAGTCCAAGTGCACACGGACATGCGATGATCAACACCGCAACAAAGTTTATAAGAGCAGTTTGAAATCCAGTATCGCTCAAAAATGTCCAAGCAAAGAATGTAATAATTGCGATTCCAATTACAATTGGTACGAAAACCGAAGCGATTTTATCTGCAAGACTTTGAATCGGCGCTTTTGATGCTTGAGCATCTTCCATCAATTTGACTATTTGTCCAAGAATTGATTTTTTTCCAAGTTCGGTTACTTTAAAGTTAATGCTTCCAAATTTATTAATCGTTCCACCAATTACTTTATTACCAATTGTCTTTTCAACCGGAATGCTTTCACCTGTAATCATTGATTCATCTATTGATGAGGATCCATCTGAAATAATTCCATCCGCAGCGATTTTTTCTCCAGGTCTAACAACAACTATATCATCCAAAATTATATCAAGAAGCGGAATCGTTACTTCATTTCCATTCCGAATTACGTTGGCGGTTTTTGGTTTTAATCCTATCAGCTTCTTAATTGCATCTGTGGTTTTGGATTTTGCACGTGCTTCAAGCCATCTACCAAATAAAATAAGTGTTATAATTACCGCAGTTGTATCAAAATAAACATCTGCGTGTCCATGAATTGAAATTAACCATGGGAAAAGTGTTGCAATAAGACTGTATAAATATGCCGATCCAGTTCCAACTGCCACGAGCGTATTCATATCTGCTGAAAAATGTTTTGCATTTGTCCAGGCAATTATGAAAAATCTTTCCCCGCCATAGATTAGAACAGGAGTTGTTGCAAGTAAAAGTATTTTATTGATCGTTCCCATTTCCCAATTAAGCATTTCATAGAAAGGCTGATACATTACGAGCATACTGAAAATAGAAATGGGAATTGTAAGAGCAGCGGAAAATATTAATTCGTTTGTGAGCTTTTGGTAAACTGACTGCCTAAGTTGGGCGGCTTCATCTATCTCGTCCTCATCTTCAGCCGATGCTTTTGCTTCAATAACTTTATAACCAACTTTTTCAATTGCTTCTTTCAGCTTAAGCTTTTCGGTTCGGGTTGAATCGAACTTAACTGATGCATTCTCAGTAGCTAAGTTGACTACAGCTTCGCCGACTCCATCGACTTTTTTTAGTGCTTTCTCGATTCGCAGCACACAGCTTGCACACGTCATCCCTTCTATTGGGAGATTGAGTTCTGAATCGGTTTTTATTTTAATTCCTTCTTGCACTTTGATTAACCTTGAATCACTCTGTATCCTTCTTCTTCTATCGCAGAGAGAATTTGAGATTCCTCTATCGAAGATTCATCGTATTCAATCTTTACTTTTCCGATTTCAACTTCGGAATTAGTGATCCCCAAGTTCATAAGTGCACTTTTTACCGCCATCACACAGTGATTGCAGCTCATTCCGTCAATTTTAAGTTCTGTTGTCTTCATATAATTCTTTTTCTAATTTAACGCCAAGTTGCCAAGAAAGCCAAGTCATTGTCAACTTGGCTTCATGGCGTTTTAATTTGATTTAGTTCTTTTTATACGTTTTTCCATCCGGACCTAAATTCTTCAAGTGTTTTTCAGGATCCTTGTTGAACTTTTTAATACATCCACCGCAGCAAAAACCGATAGTCTTCCCCTTGTATTCGACTGTCTTGGTTTCTGGATCAACTTCATCCCCCATAACCGGACAATATGCATTCCAGATTTTGACTTCTGAATCTTTGTCAACTTTCGCTTTGGATTCTTTTTCCATCTTCTGATGGCCTTTATGGTCGTCCATCTTCATTTCAGATTTTTTCTCGACCTTATCCTTCACTACTTGTTTATCCTGTGCGATTGTTAAAGAAGCAGTCAAAATGAAAGCGAGAACAAATATCATGAGACGCATTAGTTTATTCATTTTATCCTCCATTAGTTTTTATGTTAATTAATTATTCCTCGTCTTCAATATTTCCAATAAATTTTTTCCCATCTGCACTTAAATTTTTCATATACTTTTCTGGATCGGCGGCGAATTTTTTATCACATCCTTTGCAGCAAAATCCGATGAGCTTGCCTTTGTACTCTATTACCGGAACTTTGTTCGATATTGGTTCGCCCAATATTGGACAAACCTCATTAAATATTTTTTCCTCACTCTTTTTTGTTTCAGGAGAGTGGATTTGATGCGATCCTTTCTCCGGAGATTCTGTTTTATTTGCAATTTTTATATCAGATTTCTGTTCAATCCCCTCATGCTGATGAGCCGAACCTGATCCGCTTTTCAATTGACTTTCGGAATCGATCAAATAAGCTCCGGTTGCGGCAACTTTTTCTCCCTCTTTTAAGCCAGAGAGAATTTGAAACATACCGTTGTACTTTGCTCCAAGTTTAACTTCGCGCATTTCGAACATTCCTTCGCCGAATTTTATCCATACGATGTTTCTCTTACCGGTTATTAATACCGAATTTTCCGGGACAACAAGGCTTGAACCGAGATTCGTTTCAAAAATGCCTTCGCCGTACATTTGAGGTTTTAATTTATTGTTCCGATTAGTGAACACGCTTCTAATTTTTACGGTACGAGTTTGTGCGTTAACGACCGGATAGATCAAATTAACTCTTCCTTCAAAAATCTCATTTGGGTATGAATCTAGCTTAAGTTTAACTTTATCGCCGACTTTGACAAACTGCAGATCATTTTCGTAGATCTCTGCAATGTTCCAGAGTGTTGAAAGCTCGGCTACGTCATATAAAACGTTTCCTTCATTGATATAGTTTCCCTCTTGAATTTTTTTCTCGATAACAGTTCCGCCGAATGGAGAATAATAAGTGACCGTCAGTTTAATTTCTTTCGTTTTTTCGAGAGTCTCAATTTGCGAGTTTGTCATTCCAAACAGTTCTAATTTTTTTCTCGCCGACTCTAATAATGGATTTTTTTCGGCAATGGGTTCTCTAGTTAAAGCAATTTCAGTATTCACCTTCGACTTAAGAGCGATTAGGTAATCGTTCTGAGCTTGCACTAGATCAGGGCTGTAGACTTCAAACAGCGGCTGTCCTTGCTTAATATAATCGCCGGTTTGGTCGACGAAAAGTTTTTCAATTCGGCCGTTGAAGCGAGCTGTTATTTGTTTCCGGTTTGGCTCTGCAAAATCGAGATAGCTGTAAGAAGATATCTGCTTGCTAATATTTTCTCTTCTGACTTTTACCGTAGAAACATTTGCTGCGATTATTTTTGAATTCGTTAGAGAGATCATATTCTCTGTCTCGGCAGACATTGATTCAGAATCTGATTTTTTTACCAAATCCATGTGACATATTGGACAAACTCCAGGTTTGTTTGACGTCACATTCGGATGCATCGGACAGTAGTATAGAGCCTCAGATGATTCCGTATGTTTAGCATTTTGATCGCCGCCATCAGAATTGCATCCAATAGTTATCAAACTTATTACGAGAAATATTATTGTTAATAGTTTCATATTTAACTCCATTTTCAATTTCAAAATTTTAATAATTACCATCTTTGTAATGATAAATTAAAAGTAAATAAATTTTTCGTTTCTTCTCCATCCTCAATCCTCAATTCTCAATTCTTTACCAACCATCATCTCAATTTCGGCAATAGCCATTTGGTAATCGGCTTGTGCCATAAAGTAGTTCATCTCCTGCATTAGAAGCATTCTGTAAGAATCAATGACTGAGTTGATTGTTGTTTGATTGTTCTGATATGCAGAAGTTTGAGCTTCGACTGCAAGTTCATAGGATGGGACTACATTTTTCGAGTAAAGATTAATCAATTCATCCGAGGTTTTTAATTTCACAAGTGCGCTTTTTAGATTCGAGATCATCTCTCTTTCCATGTCTGATTTTTCGTGTTCGATTCCTTTTATGCCCGCTAATAATTCTTCTTCCTTGGCAGTGTATTTTCTCGCTGACCACGGTGCAAAAGGAAGATTTATCGATGCCATTACTCCGTACATGATTTCTATATTACCATAACCGTTAATCATTGCGGGCGGAGTCTTTGAAGTAAGCAGCATCCCTCTCGGCATTCGCATTATCATCCCGGAAAGCATCAAGTCGGGAATTAATTCCTTATTGTTTGCTCTGACTTCGGATTCGTTCATTTCAATCATGCTCTGCATTTTATTAAGGGATGGATTTTGTTGAGATAAAATTTTTAAAAGCTCTGCTTCCGAGTATTCGAATTTGGGAATCGATATTTTGTGAACCGCAAAAAGATCTTTTGATGATAATTCTCTGCCAAGAAGTTTGTTTAGCTTATAAACTTCCGATTCCCGCTGATTCTCAAGAATAATCAGCTGCACTTCGTGTGAGGAGACTTCGCTCTTTATTGTTAAAAGATCGGCTTGATTAATTCTATTGACTTGATATAATACGGTGATTGAATTCAGCAGCTTTTTCAAAAGTTCAATGTTCTTTTTTTGCAAATCAATTTTTCTATCGATAAACCATAATGAAAAATAGCTCATCTTCAATTCAGCGATCAATGAAGTTTTATAAACTTCGAAATTGTTCTGTTCAATCCGAACATTTTTCTTCGCAACGTCAGTCATCGCGCTGACTTTACCGCCCAGCGGAAACATTTGAGAGATTGAAAGATTATTTGAAACCGCTTTGTCCCAAACGTTCAAATTATCGATAGGAACTTGGGAAAACTCTATCCCGATTAAGGGAGAAGGATAAGTATCGGTCGATTCAACTTTAAACTCAGAAGCTTTTATCTTATAGTTTAATGCTTTCAACTGCGGATTGTTTATCAGTGCTTCGGTAATTAACGAGTCAATACTTTGTGCGCTTAAATTCATCGGAACAAAAAAGAGTAATATTAACCACAGAGTGCACAAAGAAATCACTGAGTTATAGCGACTACAATCTCTTTTCACTTTTAATTCTACTTTATACATTTTCCATTCTCCATTATACATTATTCTATCCCTCCTTCATCCAATCTGCCATTTTCGAAATTTCAAGCTTACCTTTTTTCAGTGCTCGCTCTTTCATTATTGTGAAAAGCACCGGCGTCACTACTAGTACATGAATTGCGGAAGTGAGCAATCCGCCGATCATCGGCGCGGTCAATGGTTTCATCACATCCGAGCCTGTGCCCGCTGCCCACATCACCGGAACGAGTCCGATCATACTTGATGCAACCGTCATAAGTTTAGGCCGCAGTCTTAAGACTGAACCCTCGACCGTTGCAGCGTGGATATCTTCGTTGGTAATTTCATCACGAATTCCTTTCTTGAAATCGCGCAATCTTCTATCGAGTGCCTCGTGCAGATATACAACCATTACGACTCCGGTCTCAACTGCAATTCCATAAAGTGCGATGAATCCCACCCATACGGCAACCGAAAAGTTATATCCAAGAATATAGATCATATACATCCCTCCGATTAAGGCGAACGGAACCGAAAGCATAACAACGAAAGCTTCTTTATAATCTTTTAAAGTGAAGTAGAGAAGAATAAAGATTATTAGAAAAACAACAGGCATGATTATGGAAATTGTCCGCTGCGCCCGGAGCTTGCTTTCATATTGTCCGCTCCAAGTGTAGGAGTAACCTACCGGCAGATTTAAATTTTCAGATATCACTTCTTTTGCATCTTCCATGACGCTTCCCATATCTCTGCCGCGTGTATTCATAAACACTATCGAACGGAGCAATCCATTTTCGCTGCTTATCATCGGAGGTCCCGTTAATACGTTTATTTCGGTAAGCGTTGAGAGCGGAAGATAGATCACTCCGCTGCTGCTTGATTCGAGAAGAGAAAAATTATTTGAATTCGTAGATTGGAAATTATTCTGCCGATTCATTCTGTCTGATGAACTCATTCCTGCCATGTTCATCCCAACATTCATTGATACGGGCTGAAAGCCGGAACTGCTCATATTCATTTCTGTTGGATTCACTCCGCTAGATGATGACACCGGTATAATCAGATTTTTCAATGCATCGATGTTATCTCTTGTTTCTCTTGCATATCTCATTCGAATCGGGAATCGCATTCTCCCTTCAAGGACCAATCCCAGATTTTGTCCGCCGATTGCAGTCTCGATGATATTCTGCAAGTCTTGAATATTTACTCCATAGCGTGCGGCAATTTCACGTCTGATTTGAATATCGAGATAATATCCGTTTTGAATCCGCTCTGCTACAACATCAGCGGCGCCGTCTACGGTTTTTAGAAGCTGCTCAGCTTTGATCGCATAATGCTCAAGAGTATCAAGATCATCTCCAAATATTTTGAAACCAATATCCGTACGCACTCCGGTTGCAAGCATATTAATTCTGTTTATGATCGGCTGTGTCCATCCATTTCTCACACCCGGGATTTGAAGTTTTTGATCAAGCTCTTGAATGATATCATTTTTTGTTATTCCTGGGCGCCACTCATCCTTTGGTTTTAGGAGAATGATCGTTTCGATCATGCTCAGCGGTGCATTGTCGGTTGCGGTTTCCGCTCTCCCGGTTTTGCCGAGGACGTGATCGACTTCCGGAACTGTTTTAATTATTTGATCTTGAACCTGCATCACACGGTTAACTTCCGTAATTGATGCGTTCGGTAAAGTAACCGGCATAAACAAGATCAAACCTTCGTCAAGAGGAGGCATAAATTCAGATCCGGTATTTAGGATCATCGGAACCGTTACAAGCAAGGCAATTACATTAATTACGATCGTAGTTTTTCGATGCTTGAGCACCCAATGGATTATCGGTTCGTAGAGCTTATTGAAAATGCGTGTAACCGGATTTTCATTTTCTAATCTAAATTTTCCGCGCATCAGTAAAGTCATTAAGACAGGGATCAGAGAAATGACAACTATTGAAGCGCCGGCCATCGCAAAAGTCTTTGTAAATGCAAGCGGCTTGAAAAGCTTGCCTTCCTGCCCGGTCAATAAAAATACCGGAAGGAACGAGACAAGGATTATAAGTTCAGAAAAGAAAATCGCACGGCCTACTTGTTTTGCCGAGTCGATCGATATTCTTTTATAATCTTCGGTCGACAATTCACCTCTTTCATCAATTGCACGAGCAATATTTCGGTATGCATTTTCAACCATCACAATTGATGAATCTACAATCACTCCGATGGCTAAAATGATCCCTCCAAGACTCATTATATTTGAAGTGATGTTGAACAGATACATAAGAATAAATGAGATAAGAACTGCAATCGGAATTTCAATAAGTATTCTCACAATGCTTCTGAAATGAAGAAGGAATAAGGCAACCATCAGCGAAACCGTTATTGCCGCTTCGAGAAGTGCACGTTCAAGCGTCCCGACAGCTTCCTTTATCAACGTGCTGCGATCATATGACGGAACGATCTCAACTCCCTCAGGAAGACCCGGAGAAATTTCTTTAATCTTTTCTTTTACGCGATCGATAACCGCCTGAGCATTCTCACCGCTTCTCATTACAATGATTCCGCCGACAACTTCCCCCTTACCATCTTTTTCCAATGAACCTCTTCTTATATCCCCGCCGATTTGAATGCTTGCAATGTTTTTCAGAAGAATTGGAAGTCCGTTCGGATTATTTCTCACAACGGTATTTTCGATATCATCTCTCGAAATTATGTACCCTTGACCGCGGACAAAGTACTCTGCATCGCTCGACTCTAAAAGTTTTCCTCCGACTTCATTGTTGCTTCTTTGAACTGCCGATACAACATCTGATACAGTTAAATTGTATGCACGAAGCTTATTGGGATTAACATCGACTTGATATTGTTTTACAAATCCGCCGATGCTTGCAACTTCCGAAACACCCTCAACGGAAGCGAGCTTATATCTTACATACCAATCTTGTATTGCACGGAGAGTTCCAAGGTCGTGATTCTTTCCCTCGACTGTATACCAGTAGATGTGCCCGACGCCTGTTCCGTCCGGCCCTAAAGTAGGCACTACTCCTGGCGGAAGCTGCGCTTGCACAGTTGCGAGCCGCTCTAAAACTCTCGTTCGAGCAAAGTAAATATCCGTTCCATCTTCAAATATTACAAAGACGAAAGACATCCCGAACATCGACGAAGCACGGACGGCTTTCACATCGGGCAAACCTTGCAGTGCAGATGTGAGCGGAAATGTAATCTGATCTTCAACTACCTGCGGAGACCTTCCCATCCATTCGGTGAAAATTATGACCTGGTTTTCCGAAAGGTCGGGAATTGCATCTACGGGAAGATTGGCAACAGTATAAACTCCGAATCCAACTATCAGCAGATAGAAGAAGATTACTATAAATCTATTTTGAGAACTCCATTCAATTATTTTTTCAATCATAAAAACTCCAATTGTTAAATCATCATCAAACCAAGAAAGTAGCAGTAATTAGATTTGAGTATTGAGTAAATAGAAATTAGATCTGATAGAGTAAAACAATGGTAAAAAATTAGAACGAATACTCAGATTCTAACTACAGCTTTCGACCAATAATGAGGGATGTTTAAATAAGAAAAATTGAATTGATAAGATAGAGATGGTTATCTAATAAAAACGGCGGAGATTTATCTGAAGAATATGTTTTTATTTCAGTGAATGAATAATCATCTAAACCAGTTAAACTGAAGAAATTGTGAACGGGGGCGAACTGATTCTCAAGATTGGCTTTTTGGGAGATGAATTTATCGCTGATCGGTTTTAATACTATATCGCTTTGGCAGCAATCTGAGAATTGATTATCGGTGAAAGAAACTTCGAAATTATCCTCTTCACAGCAGTTTGATTCTTCCTCGACTTTGCACATATCGCAAGCTTCGAGTGATGTCGTCTCCATCATTTGGCAGACGTGTTTTATCAATGGAAGCCCTGTATTCGTAACTGTGAAAAAGAGTATCAGAGCGAAGGTTAATATTTTTCGAATTTGTTTCACGTTTTCTACAACAAAACTAAACTAAAAAAGTTTCCAATTCAAGAATTAAGTCAGTCTTTGCTGTCAAATTCCTGATATTAAACCTTAATTACAATTATCGAATATTATCGGTGTGTTTTTAGGCATCGCGTAATGATTTTCCTATATTTGCACTCCATAGATTTTTGAGATAGAAAGAACCATTATCAAACTTAAAGACCATAAGTCGCAATTAGAAAAAGCCGTTCGACACTTATCAAAAAACGATTCGAAACTTCGTGATATCATTTCACAAGCAGGTGAATGCAGGATCAAACCGCATAAAAAATATTTTGAACTGCTTGTGGCATCGATTGTTGGACAGCAGCTTTCGAGGTATGCGGCGCGTGCAATATTCAATCGATTTAAAAATTATTTTGCTCCAGAAAAATTTCCGTTGAGTTCAGATATTATCATAACCCCTTCAGAAGATTTAAGAAAACTGGGATTATCTTATGCAAAAATTCGATGCTTAAAAGATCTTTGTGAAAAGATTACATCAAAAGTTATTCACCTGAATAAATTCTCTAAAATGCCGGACGAGGAAATAATTAATGAATTAATAAAAGTAAAGGGAATTGGCGTTTGGACTGCCCAAATGTTTTTAATGTTCTCTCTTGGAAGATTAAATGTTTTACCAGTCGGCGATCTCGGAATAAGAAAAGGGATTAAAAACTTATACTCGCTGCGCAATCTTCCCGATGAAAAGAAAATCCGAAAAATCTCAAAAGAAAATAACTGGCATCCGTATAATTCTGTAGCAAGCTGGTATGTTTGGAGAAGCCTGGAATTAAATAAAAAATTAAAAATCAAAAAGTAAATTATGATGTGTCGAAAAATCAGTGTGCGATTAATTTTATTGGTAACAATTCTCTCAATATTAAGCTGCTCATCAAGCAGAGAGCCGCAAAACATTCATTTCGTTAAAAGAGAAATTGATAAATACTATGCTGATACGACTCTCTATCTTGCTGATGTCAAAGAAATTTGTGAAGATGCAAGAAAATATATACAAGAAAATTTTGATTCATCAAAAAAGAATGCAGTGATCTTCGACGTCGATGAAACTCTGCTTCTTAATACTGAATACATTCTCGACTACGATTACGGTTGGTCACGCGAAAGCTGGGATGCATGGATCGATTCGGCAAAAGCGTTTGCAGTTCAACCAATGCTGGAATTATATAATTGGATTAAAGCCAAAGACGTTACAATTTTTGTAATCACGGGACGTTATCCTTCAGTATCAATAAGTAATCCTGATCCGACTGAAAGAAATTTACTGAAAGTCGGATACACAGGTTTTGAAAAACTTTATCTCAAGCCGCGCGATCCGAAAATTGCAACAAGCGAGTACAAATTTCAAATTCGCAAACAATTATCCGAAGACGGCTACAACATAATTGCAAATTTTGGCGATCAGGAATCCGATTTCAAAGGCGGATACAACGGTAAGTCTTTCAAAATTCCAAACCCGATGTATTTCACGCAATGAGCTTTCCGCTATGACCGAGTGGTCGGTAACAACAGGCTAAAAAAATCAGTGTTAATCTGTCTGATCTGTGTCACTTGCCTGCCGTCAGGCAGATCTGTGTGCTATTTGTTTTGGTACTAACCTGTAATTCCCAAAAAAATTTGTTAAATTATTTTCAAACAAAGCGATTAGAAAAATGAAAAATAGTTCTCTAATAATAATTTTCACAATACTCACGTTCATTTCCTGCAGCAAGGAACCGCCAAAAGAATTTCGCGGATTCGATCCGGAAATTTTCGTTATGTCGCTCGGTGAT
Encoded proteins:
- a CDS encoding YHS domain-containing protein: MEKESKAKVDKDSEVKIWNAYCPVMGDEVDPETKTVEYKGKTIGFCCGGCIKKFNKDPEKHLKNLGPDGKTYKKN
- a CDS encoding TolC family protein, which codes for MYNGEWKMYKVELKVKRDCSRYNSVISLCTLWLILLFFVPMNLSAQSIDSLITEALINNPQLKALNYKIKASEFKVESTDTYPSPLIGIEFSQVPIDNLNVWDKAVSNNLSISQMFPLGGKVSAMTDVAKKNVRIEQNNFEVYKTSLIAELKMSYFSLWFIDRKIDLQKKNIELLKKLLNSITVLYQVNRINQADLLTIKSEVSSHEVQLIILENQRESEVYKLNKLLGRELSSKDLFAVHKISIPKFEYSEAELLKILSQQNPSLNKMQSMIEMNESEVRANNKELIPDLMLSGMIMRMPRGMLLTSKTPPAMINGYGNIEIMYGVMASINLPFAPWSARKYTAKEEELLAGIKGIEHEKSDMEREMISNLKSALVKLKTSDELINLYSKNVVPSYELAVEAQTSAYQNNQTTINSVIDSYRMLLMQEMNYFMAQADYQMAIAEIEMMVGKELRIED
- a CDS encoding efflux RND transporter permease subunit, translating into MNMSSSGFQPVSMNVGMNMAGMSSSDRMNRQNNFQSTNSNNFSLLESSSSGVIYLPLSTLTEINVLTGPPMISSENGLLRSIVFMNTRGRDMGSVMEDAKEVISENLNLPVGYSYTWSGQYESKLRAQRTISIIMPVVFLIIFILLYFTLKDYKEAFVVMLSVPFALIGGMYMIYILGYNFSVAVWVGFIALYGIAVETGVVMVVYLHEALDRRLRDFKKGIRDEITNEDIHAATVEGSVLRLRPKLMTVASSMIGLVPVMWAAGTGSDVMKPLTAPMIGGLLTSAIHVLVVTPVLFTIMKERALKKGKLEISKMADWMKEG
- a CDS encoding DNA-3-methyladenine glycosylase 2 family protein — encoded protein: MFEIERTIIKLKDHKSQLEKAVRHLSKNDSKLRDIISQAGECRIKPHKKYFELLVASIVGQQLSRYAARAIFNRFKNYFAPEKFPLSSDIIITPSEDLRKLGLSYAKIRCLKDLCEKITSKVIHLNKFSKMPDEEIINELIKVKGIGVWTAQMFLMFSLGRLNVLPVGDLGIRKGIKNLYSLRNLPDEKKIRKISKENNWHPYNSVASWYVWRSLELNKKLKIKK
- a CDS encoding efflux RND transporter periplasmic adaptor subunit translates to MVIIKILKLKMELNMKLLTIIFLVISLITIGCNSDGGDQNAKHTESSEALYYCPMHPNVTSNKPGVCPICHMDLVKKSDSESMSAETENMISLTNSKIIAANVSTVKVRRENISKQISSYSYLDFAEPNRKQITARFNGRIEKLFVDQTGDYIKQGQPLFEVYSPDLVQAQNDYLIALKSKVNTEIALTREPIAEKNPLLESARKKLELFGMTNSQIETLEKTKEIKLTVTYYSPFGGTVIEKKIQEGNYINEGNVLYDVAELSTLWNIAEIYENDLQFVKVGDKVKLKLDSYPNEIFEGRVNLIYPVVNAQTRTVKIRSVFTNRNNKLKPQMYGEGIFETNLGSSLVVPENSVLITGKRNIVWIKFGEGMFEMREVKLGAKYNGMFQILSGLKEGEKVAATGAYLIDSESQLKSGSGSAHQHEGIEQKSDIKIANKTESPEKGSHQIHSPETKKSEEKIFNEVCPILGEPISNKVPVIEYKGKLIGFCCKGCDKKFAADPEKYMKNLSADGKKFIGNIEDEE
- a CDS encoding heavy-metal-associated domain-containing protein — translated: MKTTELKIDGMSCNHCVMAVKSALMNLGITNSEVEIGKVKIEYDESSIEESQILSAIEEEGYRVIQG
- a CDS encoding copper-translocating P-type ATPase; the protein is MTCASCVLRIEKALKKVDGVGEAVVNLATENASVKFDSTRTEKLKLKEAIEKVGYKVIEAKASAEDEDEIDEAAQLRQSVYQKLTNELIFSAALTIPISIFSMLVMYQPFYEMLNWEMGTINKILLLATTPVLIYGGERFFIIAWTNAKHFSADMNTLVAVGTGSAYLYSLIATLFPWLISIHGHADVYFDTTAVIITLILFGRWLEARAKSKTTDAIKKLIGLKPKTANVIRNGNEVTIPLLDIILDDIVVVRPGEKIAADGIISDGSSSIDESMITGESIPVEKTIGNKVIGGTINKFGSINFKVTELGKKSILGQIVKLMEDAQASKAPIQSLADKIASVFVPIVIGIAIITFFAWTFLSDTGFQTALINFVAVLIIACPCALGLATPTAIMVGTGIGANNGILIKSAESLELSHKITDIVLDKTGTITEGNPVVTDFIQYYDNEIELLQIIKSIENKSEHPIAKAVVEYGKSKTVEWLDVDSFEVLSGFGVKASVRGKTILIGNDKLMVANSIETSLAERDYSNLSNQGKTLVYVAIENRLASLIAIADQIKPTSKSAIADLRKMNINVTMLTGDNERTASSIASEIGIKNYIAQVLPADKSSEVKNLQQKGKIIAMVGDGVNDAPAISQADVGIAMSSGTDVAMEAADVTLMKNDLRDVVKAIKLSHLTIKAIKQNLFWAFIYNVIGIPLAAIGMLNPIIAAGAMAFSSVSVVMNSLRIRRKKI